One Paenarthrobacter aurescens TC1 DNA window includes the following coding sequences:
- the mmsB gene encoding 3-hydroxyisobutyrate dehydrogenase (identified by match to protein family HMM PF03446; match to protein family HMM PF03807) yields the protein MRLDMTATTHVSATETQLLTPGTARIGFIGLGNMGSGMTRNLQAAGFHLVVNDVRKESAAELLANGAEWAEDAAAVAAGSDVVITMLPTPKHVETVAMGPGGILAGMPDGGTWVDMSTSVPEVANRVREAGSVRGIRVLDAPVSGMSVGAANGMLQIFVGGEPADVERLRPVFEAMGDPERILHVGGHGAGYAVKLMINQLWFSHLVATAEVLSTGVKAGVDLEVLRQALIASPANSNFVQNDVLSILNHGDYDEGFAIALACKDLGLSVDLARSVGVPMELSGLVEQLYRRAKALYGDKAGEMTPVKLYEDAIGIQLRTPVQASGSATEGA from the coding sequence TTGAGACTCGATATGACTGCAACAACGCACGTTTCCGCCACGGAAACACAACTCCTCACGCCCGGAACCGCCCGCATCGGCTTCATCGGCCTCGGCAACATGGGCTCGGGCATGACGCGCAACCTCCAAGCCGCGGGCTTTCACCTGGTGGTCAACGATGTCCGCAAGGAATCCGCGGCCGAACTCCTAGCGAACGGAGCGGAGTGGGCGGAGGACGCAGCGGCAGTCGCCGCCGGCTCCGATGTCGTCATCACCATGCTCCCCACGCCCAAGCACGTGGAGACGGTGGCCATGGGGCCCGGCGGCATCCTTGCCGGGATGCCCGACGGCGGCACCTGGGTGGACATGTCCACCTCGGTTCCGGAGGTGGCCAACAGGGTTCGCGAGGCGGGCTCAGTCCGCGGCATCCGCGTCCTGGACGCACCCGTCAGCGGCATGTCCGTAGGCGCTGCGAACGGCATGCTGCAGATCTTCGTCGGTGGCGAGCCTGCCGACGTCGAACGTCTTCGTCCCGTGTTCGAAGCTATGGGCGATCCTGAACGGATACTGCACGTGGGCGGCCATGGCGCCGGCTACGCGGTGAAGCTCATGATCAACCAGCTGTGGTTCTCGCACCTGGTGGCCACCGCGGAGGTCCTGAGCACAGGCGTCAAGGCGGGTGTGGACCTGGAAGTCCTGAGGCAGGCGCTGATCGCCAGCCCGGCGAACTCCAACTTCGTCCAAAACGATGTCCTGTCCATCCTCAACCACGGCGACTACGACGAAGGCTTCGCGATCGCCTTGGCCTGCAAAGACCTTGGCTTGTCCGTGGACCTGGCCCGTTCCGTTGGAGTTCCCATGGAGTTGTCCGGCTTGGTGGAGCAGCTCTACCGCCGGGCCAAGGCTCTTTACGGCGACAAGGCCGGGGAGATGACCCCGGTAAAACTTTACGAAGACGCTATCGGCATCCAGTTGCGGACGCCCGTGCAGGCCTCCGGCAGCGCCACGGAAGGAGCTTGA
- a CDS encoding NAD(P)-dependent methanol dehydrogenase (identified by match to protein family HMM PF00465), which translates to MQTRMQIHAELASTELTLDPKPTAYFGRGRVVEIGGIVAALGAKSALIVTDPFLATTDVVAAVRESLEAAGLSVSVFDGVTPNPTTTCVDAGSDQAAASGVDVLVPVGGGSSMDAAKGISLGAVNPARGAGLDYSNHFENPALPIVAVPTTAGTGAEVNAFGVVTDVEAHRKFYVGHESALPKAAVLDPELTLGLPPKATAATGMDALTHAIESYSSIRQNPYSDGIALQVVSMVAEFLPRAVADGSDIEARSQLLLASHIAGVGFSHTGLGLVHAIAHPLGGRFNIPHGLALCLVIEDVLRLNLRNRLDRTARLAFALGVGDTAATVEQNADAAVEAVATLAREVGMTARLTDFGVTEADLDSLVEDTLADSVINNTPVPPTAVEIRTILEKAL; encoded by the coding sequence ATGCAGACACGTATGCAGATCCACGCTGAACTGGCCTCCACGGAGCTGACGCTGGATCCGAAGCCCACCGCCTACTTTGGGCGGGGCCGCGTGGTTGAGATTGGAGGGATTGTCGCTGCCCTCGGCGCGAAATCCGCCCTGATTGTCACGGACCCTTTCCTTGCCACCACAGACGTCGTAGCGGCCGTGCGGGAGTCCCTGGAAGCAGCCGGGCTCTCCGTCAGCGTGTTTGACGGCGTCACGCCCAACCCGACCACCACGTGCGTGGATGCGGGTTCGGACCAGGCCGCGGCATCCGGAGTCGATGTACTGGTGCCTGTTGGCGGGGGATCGTCCATGGACGCAGCAAAGGGCATCTCGCTGGGTGCCGTGAACCCGGCCCGGGGAGCGGGACTGGACTACAGCAACCACTTTGAGAACCCGGCGCTGCCTATTGTTGCCGTGCCCACCACTGCCGGCACCGGTGCCGAGGTCAATGCTTTCGGGGTGGTCACGGATGTGGAAGCGCACCGCAAGTTCTATGTCGGCCACGAATCGGCGCTACCCAAGGCCGCGGTCCTGGATCCTGAGCTGACCCTTGGGCTGCCGCCGAAGGCTACCGCGGCCACCGGCATGGATGCGCTCACGCACGCCATTGAGTCCTACTCGTCCATCCGGCAGAACCCGTACTCGGACGGCATTGCCCTTCAGGTGGTCTCCATGGTGGCCGAGTTCCTGCCCCGCGCAGTGGCCGACGGCAGTGACATCGAGGCGCGTTCGCAGCTGCTCCTGGCCTCACACATTGCGGGCGTTGGCTTCTCCCACACCGGTCTGGGCCTGGTGCACGCCATCGCCCACCCGCTGGGCGGCCGTTTCAACATCCCGCATGGCCTGGCGCTGTGCCTGGTGATCGAGGACGTCCTTCGCCTCAACCTCCGCAACCGGCTTGACCGGACCGCGCGGCTCGCCTTCGCGCTGGGTGTCGGAGACACTGCGGCCACGGTCGAACAAAACGCGGATGCCGCCGTCGAGGCTGTTGCCACGCTGGCGCGGGAGGTGGGCATGACAGCCCGACTTACCGACTTCGGCGTGACTGAAGCCGACCTCGACTCCCTCGTGGAGGACACCTTGGCGGACTCGGTCATCAACAACACCCCGGTGCCGCCCACCGCCGTCGAAATCCGCACGATCCTCGAGAAAGCGCTCTAA
- a CDS encoding putative succinate-semialdehyde dehydrogenase (identified by match to protein family HMM PF00171) — protein MENTLTFDTSALTGAERTFVESLPTQLYIDGQWTDASDGGTSVVEDPSTGAVLTRIADATPADGHRALEAAARVQESWAATPPRERGEILRRAFELVTARAEDFALAMTLEMGKPLAESRGEVAYGAEFLRWFSEEAVRVSGRYSTAPDGKSRLLVTKRPVGPCLFITPWNFPLAMATRKIAPAIAAGCTMVLKPANLTPLTALLFTRVLEEAGLPAGVLNVIPTTRPGDVTGPLIRDSRLRKLSFTGSTGVGQQLIADSAHQVLRTSMELGGNAPFLVFEDADLDAAIDGAMVAKLRNMGEACTAANRFIVHESLASEFSERLAERMSSLVLGRGSADGTNIGPLIDAKSRAKVDELVTDAVDCGATVLTGGAPSDGEGYFYPPTVLTNVPASARILHEEVFGPVAPVVSFSTEDEAIALANDTEYGLVAYAYTRDLNRGIRLSEKVDVGMFGLNTGIVSNPAAPFGGVKQSGLGREGGTEGIEEFLETRYIGIADPS, from the coding sequence GTGGAAAACACCCTGACTTTTGATACGTCCGCTCTGACAGGCGCCGAGCGGACGTTCGTCGAGTCCCTGCCCACGCAGCTTTACATCGACGGCCAGTGGACAGACGCGTCCGACGGCGGGACGTCCGTTGTTGAGGACCCCTCCACGGGCGCTGTGCTCACCAGGATCGCTGACGCGACTCCCGCTGACGGCCACCGTGCGTTGGAAGCTGCTGCCCGCGTCCAGGAATCCTGGGCGGCAACCCCGCCTCGCGAACGAGGAGAAATCCTCCGCAGGGCGTTCGAGCTGGTCACGGCCCGGGCCGAGGACTTCGCCCTGGCGATGACACTCGAGATGGGTAAGCCGTTGGCCGAGTCCCGGGGCGAAGTGGCGTACGGTGCCGAGTTCCTGCGCTGGTTCTCCGAGGAAGCGGTGCGGGTTTCGGGCCGCTACTCCACGGCACCGGACGGCAAGTCCCGTCTGCTCGTGACCAAGCGCCCGGTGGGCCCGTGCCTGTTCATCACCCCGTGGAATTTCCCGTTGGCCATGGCCACGCGGAAGATCGCCCCGGCCATTGCCGCCGGCTGCACCATGGTCCTCAAACCGGCCAACCTTACTCCGTTGACGGCCTTGTTGTTCACTCGGGTCCTGGAGGAAGCAGGCCTTCCGGCGGGCGTCCTGAACGTCATTCCCACCACCCGCCCGGGCGACGTTACGGGGCCGCTCATCCGGGACAGTCGCCTCCGGAAGCTCTCGTTCACCGGATCAACCGGCGTGGGGCAGCAGCTCATCGCTGACTCTGCGCATCAAGTGCTCCGGACTTCCATGGAACTGGGCGGCAACGCGCCGTTCCTGGTCTTCGAGGATGCGGACCTGGATGCAGCGATTGATGGCGCCATGGTGGCCAAGCTCCGGAACATGGGGGAGGCCTGCACAGCGGCGAACCGGTTCATTGTCCACGAATCGCTGGCTAGTGAGTTCAGCGAGCGTTTGGCGGAGCGGATGTCTTCTTTGGTGTTGGGGCGCGGGTCCGCGGATGGCACCAACATCGGGCCGCTCATTGATGCCAAGAGTCGCGCGAAGGTGGACGAACTGGTGACTGATGCCGTTGACTGCGGCGCGACAGTTTTGACTGGTGGGGCTCCATCGGACGGGGAGGGCTACTTCTACCCGCCCACCGTGCTGACGAACGTTCCCGCCTCAGCCCGGATCCTGCATGAGGAGGTGTTCGGTCCTGTGGCGCCCGTGGTCAGTTTCTCCACCGAGGATGAAGCGATCGCTTTGGCGAACGACACCGAGTACGGCCTGGTGGCCTACGCCTACACGCGGGACCTCAACCGCGGTATCCGGCTGTCCGAGAAAGTGGACGTGGGCATGTTCGGACTCAACACAGGCATCGTGTCCAACCCGGCGGCGCCGTTTGGCGGTGTGAAGCAATCCGGCCTTGGCCGCGAAGGTGGCACCGAGGGCATCGAGGAGTTCCTGGAGACCCGCTACATCGGTATCGCGGACCCCTCCTGA
- a CDS encoding oxidoreductase, short-chain dehydrogenase/reductase family (identified by match to protein family HMM PF00106): protein MLRLLVTGGTSGIGAALVRESLRAGHSVFATGRDPVKLAAFLETCSGLGHVGGVVADAGDWEQTRDAVSAAHEFLGGIDVAVANAGFSAAGDLSDGDPDQWRHMVLTNVYGPAILAKAALPQLLENRGHMVLIGSTAGRKVYPGNLYTATKWAVTGYAESLRQQLVGTGVRVLHIAPGHVDTPLWKEAPDALIPPESVAGTMLWALTQPPGVDVSEVMVRATGQAF from the coding sequence ATGCTTCGTTTACTTGTGACGGGCGGCACCAGCGGGATCGGTGCCGCCCTGGTCAGGGAGTCCTTGCGGGCCGGGCATTCGGTGTTCGCCACGGGCCGTGACCCTGTGAAACTCGCAGCGTTCCTTGAGACATGCTCCGGCCTGGGTCATGTTGGTGGTGTGGTGGCAGATGCCGGCGACTGGGAGCAGACCCGGGATGCCGTTTCCGCAGCGCATGAGTTCCTTGGCGGCATCGACGTCGCCGTGGCAAACGCCGGGTTCTCCGCGGCCGGTGATCTCTCCGACGGCGACCCGGACCAATGGCGGCACATGGTCCTCACCAACGTCTACGGCCCCGCAATCCTGGCCAAGGCCGCCCTGCCGCAACTCCTGGAGAACCGTGGACACATGGTACTGATCGGCAGCACGGCAGGGAGGAAGGTATATCCCGGAAATCTGTACACCGCCACCAAATGGGCCGTGACCGGGTATGCGGAGTCACTTCGCCAACAGTTGGTGGGGACAGGAGTGCGGGTGCTCCACATCGCGCCGGGCCATGTAGACACCCCGCTGTGGAAAGAAGCACCGGATGCTCTCATCCCGCCCGAGTCCGTGGCTGGGACCATGCTGTGGGCTCTGACCCAGCCACCCGGCGTCGACGTTTCAGAAGTCATGGTCCGGGCGACCGGCCAGGCGTTCTAG
- a CDS encoding hypothetical protein (identified by Glimmer2; putative), producing the protein MGRRMEGFVHVTERLQSVFGPATHGDTDGPVVHKHDDFETASEADLKNFDVETDSEGHHYAVRNNDPGPTSTDYSL; encoded by the coding sequence ATGGGACGCAGAATGGAAGGCTTCGTCCATGTGACCGAGCGGCTGCAGTCCGTTTTTGGACCGGCAACCCACGGCGATACGGACGGCCCTGTGGTGCACAAGCACGATGATTTCGAGACCGCTTCCGAGGCGGATCTGAAGAACTTCGACGTCGAGACCGACTCTGAGGGCCATCACTACGCAGTCCGGAACAATGATCCCGGGCCAACCAGCACCGACTACAGCCTTTAA
- a CDS encoding hypothetical protein (identified by Glimmer2; putative), whose product MSFQDDAASVPNSSARPDRGSSERRKPVTPTPSSGHDRPTRTAALWVAVAVGLVVLVMLIVFFVQNQDMITVRFFGLEGTLALGTTLFIAAVGGGVLVALAGGARILQLRMSNHRRKKAVGGPGVAP is encoded by the coding sequence ATGAGTTTCCAAGATGATGCAGCAAGCGTACCGAACAGCTCCGCCCGTCCGGATCGAGGTAGTTCCGAGCGCCGGAAACCAGTAACCCCGACGCCCTCGTCAGGCCACGACAGGCCAACCCGCACCGCCGCCCTGTGGGTGGCAGTAGCCGTTGGTTTGGTGGTCCTGGTGATGCTCATCGTGTTCTTCGTCCAAAACCAGGACATGATCACGGTCCGGTTCTTTGGGCTGGAGGGGACGCTCGCACTCGGCACCACGCTGTTCATAGCGGCTGTAGGTGGCGGCGTGCTGGTGGCGCTCGCAGGAGGCGCCCGCATCCTTCAGCTGAGGATGAGCAACCACCGCCGCAAAAAGGCCGTTGGTGGGCCGGGCGTGGCCCCTTAG